The nucleotide sequence cctctctctctgcctgcctctctgcctacttgtgatctctgtctgtcgaataaataaataaaatctttaaaaaacaaaacaaaacactgaattgCCTTGGACCCAAGACCCTCTGTAATTAGCCTTGTGTAAGTATTGTTCTATTGTTTCTGATTAGTCTCACTGGTTCACCTGGTCTTCCATCTCCATGTCTCTGTGTGTATATTTCTTGGCTACTCACTGTGAGGCTTAGCCCAGTCAGCGATGCTACTACCCATCCTGATCTCAGTTCAGTAAAGACTGGCCATAAGTAGCaaacccctgcccctcctctcctccagtcCAGAGACTAGTATgtaggaggaggggaaaggaggtgCCCACTCAGATAAAACTATCCAAGAATGCCAATATCTCCCAGGCCACCCACTATCCTGGGAATTTTGAGAACGTCTTTTGTCCCAGCCCCCACACAGGGAAAAATCTAAGGAGGCAATACCAAGGTGGGAGCCAAGCAGTGCTGTCTGAAGTAGTCTCATTCTCCCTCCCTGCTGACCTTCCCAGAATCAAAGGGTCTTTATGGAGGGTGGAGATGGAGAAGGAACAGTGTTGCTGTCTGAAGAAATCTCCAGGGTCCTCTAAAGGAAGATGGAACAACACTAATCCTGTATCTGGGGGCCAGTTAGGCTATGTGGGGTTGGGACAGCTGGTCACTTTCCCTCTTTGGAGTCTCCACCTTACTCCTCTTTCTGTGTGATTCTCTGAGTCAGTTTGTCCCAATCTCCACATCTCTCTTTTGGCTTGAGCCCCACTCACCTGTCCTCTTCCATCAACCAACAGCCTGATTGCCAGCGACCCTGGCTTCCTGGTTCCCTAGTTCCTGGCCTAGTGGCCCAAGCCCCTGCTGCTCTGACAGTtagggtgggaggggaggagatgaTGGGGACAAGAAAAACCTCCTGGTGacatcttcctttcctttcccaggcCTCAAGCCCTCAAGTGCCTGCTAGGCCTCCCTTATTGGGGTCATGATGAATACAGGGAGGAGGCATGTGGGGAGACATAAGGAGGCTGAAGTAAAAACAGTAAAGAGGAGGGCCAGAGAGTTGGGGTAGAGTTGAGGTTGAGTGGGGAGACTCTCAAAGCGGAAGCAGGATAGCCAAAGCCcctggggagaaaggagggagggaaagtcGCGCGGCTCTGACAGCACAGCCCAGCCGAGGTCTCCGGGTTTTTCGTCTGTCGCTCCTTccagcttctcttcctccctctcttgtGAGATTTCTTCCCCAGGCCTCTCCATTTTAAAGAATGTGATCCCCTCCGTCCGAATCTTAGCGAAGGTCCGCGGGTCTCTCCATCTCGCGCCTGGCTTGTGTCTCAGGCTCAGCCTCCCGGCCTGGCCCTCTCGGGCGGTGCTTCTTACGCTCCGCCCCCAAGAAGGACTATTGGTGGAGAGGTGCCGAGAAGGCGGTGTCCAGACAGCTTCTGAGAGCCGCACTGGTTGCGGTGACCCAGAGGCGGGCCGCAGGCGGGGCCAGTCGGGAGGCGGGCGGGGCGGCTGGGGCCCGGCCCAGAGCCCCGGGCGGTCGCATTGTTTTCCTGCGCCGAGCAGCGGCGGGAGTGGGGGTTGCTACTGGGACCCAGGGCTCGCCTGACCCGACTGCGCCCGCGAGGTCGGATCCGAGCTCCATCCCATTCAGACGCTCGTCACGTCTCGCCAGAGCCCCAATCACGGATTGCGAACTCGGCGCGGTGCGGGGCCGCTGCCCGCCCGCTGCGATCTTGGTCCCGCTGACCCGGATCTCGGAGCAAGTACCCCGGAGCGGGGATGGGGTTGCAGGGAGGCGAGGAGGACCCGGGGCGCCGCAGGCTGGGGACAACCTTCCGAAGTGCGAGAGGGACCCGGGAGGGTGCCAGCGCGCTGTGTGCCTGCCTGACGGAGAGGGTCAGCGGAGTTGGGGTGCACGGAGGGGGGAGGGGACCGTGGCCGAACCCTGTAAATGCACTGTTGGGCGCAGGGTCCGAGCGCCTCTTCCCACCCGGGTTTCTCCGAGCCGCGTCCTTTGCGTTGGGGAGCGCGAAAGACGATTATTTGAGGCGCGCACCGTACAGAGGGTGGAAAATCTGGTCCCTTGACTCCCCAGCAGGAAAACTAAGGTTCTGAGACCCGCGGAGAACTGGACCCTCTCGATGTCCCTGCAGGGATGGGAAAGGGGACGCGTCGTTCCGGACTTTGGTGTGACGCCTGCACATCTGTCCTTGTGCAAACGGGAGTCTGAGCACTCTCAGGGGGTTGGCTTGGGCAGAGTCGGGGAAGGGGGGCCCCCCAGAAAAACAACAGTCCCCgtgcccttctccttccttcaccCCACTCGCCCCGGGGCTTTGTTAGACCGGGGTCTCCGAAGGAGAAGAGCCTGGCTGGCGACTGCACCTTGAGCCCGAGGACCCCCCTCAGCGCTGGTCCCCAGGCCTGCCCTCCTCGGTTCCCACCCTCTGGCCCTGTTTCTCTGGCCTCGGAGACCCGCCTCCGCTCCTCAATCCCCGCTCCCATCCCACTCTGTCTGCGCCCGCAggcccctccagcccctcctcccgctaACGTGGCTCTGGGACCCGGTCCCGGCCCAGACTCTGCTACCCGCCCCTCTTGGAGCCCCAGATCCAGTGAAGGGGAGACACGCCGAGTCCCTGGCTTTGGGCCCACCTTATGCCAGGGTTTAGACACCTGGATTGTCCTGGTTGGGGGCTGGGTAGGAAAGAGGATAGGTGAGgaaccaggggctgggggtgggggaaatgtcTTGGAGAAGGGAAGGCGCCTTCAGCCTGTTCCTCGAGGATTCTCCGAGCGCCCCTCACCCCCTCTACCTCTCCTCTACTCCCCCAGAGGAAGGTGTACTGGGGCGGGCAACCAGCCTGAGAGCTTCCTGCTATTGTCCCCAGCCCAGTCtccccttctccatcccttccccagcctcccccaaGACTCTGCTTATGACTCTGGCTGTGACCTGGCCACTCCCCAGAGGTGGCTGCAAGggccaggaggagagagaagggctgTTTCCTCTCCCAGCAAAGGGAGGACCTTGGAGGAGGAGATAGAGACAGCctgccagcccccctcccccatttgcctcagatggtgggtattatgcagCTGGGGTTGGTCCCAGCGGAGTAAGCCTTTCCCCAGGCCTGGAGTGGGATGGGGACTGGTTAGATACTGCTTCTCCAAAAACAGATATGGGAAGCCCTTTTAAAGATATATTATACTTAAGTCTAGGGGGCCAATGCAAAGGCCAACCAAGTGTTTTCAGAGGCTGGACTAATCCAGTCTaagttgggtggggtggggtgcagagacattgggtgggagggaggcaggacctGCTCTCTcggggaagaagaaaggggctgGGGGTGCTTGCTATCAGAGCATTTTGCCTAGAAATGAAGAGCATGTAAATGAGATGCAAATTAGCCTCTATTGTCCCCAGCTAGGGCGCTTTTGCGAAGAAGACTGCTGGATTCTGAGGGTTTTAATGTGGGAGTGGTCATCCTGCCCCGACAAACTCTCCCAGTCAACCTTTTCCCCAGGACTGGTCAAGCAATTCCAGGAGCTTCTGGCTAGGAgccagccccaggccctgccctcacaTCTTTAGGCGCAAAGCGGCCAGCACCTTTGCAATCAAGCTCAATGTcaactccccccccaccccctcccacacacactctTCCAGGGCAGCACGTCCCCTACCCTGGCCTCAGTAGACATCtgaattttcacattttcttttaagggATGTGGTAAAGAGGTGTAGCTAAGCCTCTTCCCTCCTGTCCCTTCTTCCATCAGGTCAGAGGTCTCCTATCCCCCTCAAACCCCCACAGGAGTCACCATCCCAGGTAAGGAAAGGGTAGCAGCTCCTGAGGGCAGGAGATGGAAGCTGGCATGGCCTGGGAACAGGAAGAGGGTCTGGCTGTTCTCCCCACTTGCCAGAGACCAAAGTTGTTTCCTGGGTGAAGATACCAGTTGCCCAGGGCAACTTGGAGGGGGAGGATAGGAGACCGGCTgtgtccctttctcttcccttgggACCAACAGCATCCGGAAACatggaggaggtgggggtggtaCACGGTTAGGGAGGCTTGGCCTTTCAGCACCAGGGGGTCGTTAGTTAGCAGATGACTGCTCTGTCCCTGGGGGGGGGGTCATCATTAGCTGTTCctaccccttcccctcctccagccctctTGGGACCCCATCTGACGTCAGCCTCCCCACCAGTGACGCTGAACTGGGGGTGGGGTACACTTGGGTCCTGGCTTCAAGAGTAGAATTGGGGAGATGGAATGGGCTGGTTCTGGAAGCCCAGGGTCGCTTGTTGAGGGGACACGGCAGGATGAGCACCTAAGGATGGGTGAAGAATAGCAGTCTGTTCACAGCAAGAAAGGATTCTCACCCTTCCTGCCCTGATTTCGGAGTGGTTGAGCCCCTCACTCCAGTTcgaggggaaggagggcaggaagCTGGTGTACACCTCCCACGGGGTTCCACCTGGGTCAGCTGGGGGTGGGCTGTGGTGTTGATTGGTGGGAAGGAAGGCTGTCTCCCGTCCCTTCGACCATATCCATCTTTTTCTGGACTTTGGGCTACCGTTGCCTGCCTGTTgttgaattatttatatttccattttgagGCAGCccgaagagggaaggaagggagagagggacataCATGTGCAGCCGTTTCTCCTCACCAGTACAGCCAGTTCCCTGCCTGGCTCCTCGTAGGGAGGTGGTTCTGCTCTCCTTGGCAAGTGTGAGCACTGGTTCTTTGGAGCCAGGAGGGAACAGGGGGCTAGAGAAGCTGGGAGGGGGCACAGTGGTCCGGCAGACAGCTGCAGCCAGAACTAAATTTAGCCTCTGATCTGGCTTTGATGCAGATTCATTTTTGGCTAAGGCAGCACCCCCACCAccactctcctccccacccagcttCTCCCCAGCAATGGGAAGATCCTTTGAACCATGAACTTAGACCAGGACGATGACCCCTAGGTTTCCTCCCCCCACTCTGTTCTTCCTCACCCCTATCGAGGGTGATGGCTTCCTCGCAGCTGCCTCTGCCTGGGCACAGTGCCTGCATGGCTCCCAGGGTGCCGCGGGGGTctgtgagggagggggaggcagacatggtgccctcttcctcctcacaGTGCCAAGGAGTCactatttataattttaaggcTTTGGTGTCTAATTATAACTGAGAAGGGGTTAGCaaggggcgggggcaggaggtGTCACCTACCGAATGTCCCAGGCCCAgtcaggagagaagagaggaggctGAGTGAGAAGGCTTGGAAGGGGAGCGGGTGTGTCCTGTCCTTACCTGAGGTCACGCCTGCAGGCCTCACACTAGCCAGTCTGGGCCAGTTGGAGAGAGAAAGGCCCTGAGTGACAGTGACAACTGGCTGGGACCGAGGCAGTGCCAGAGAAAGGGTTGTTTCCCCCAGCCCACAGGGTCTTCTGGGGATAGATCAGGGGAGCAGCCTGCCAGTGTTAAGGGTGAAGGATTCAGCCCTGTCCCcactcttctctgtctccttccaggGCTGGCATATGGGTGAGGGGGCACCCCCTGGGGCCTGAGCTGCCCCGCACAGGATGCCCCGTGCACCCCACTTCATGCCtttgctgctcctgctgctgttGCTCTCACTTCCCCATACCCAGGCTGCCTTTCCTCAggaccccctccctctgctgaccTCTGACCTGCAAGGTGAgtgccctctgcccacccccctgtTGTGTGAGCTCAGCACTCAACTGGGCAACCCagcaagggaggagggaaggtgggaggtgaGGTGCAGGAAGACACGCAGCAGAGGGAAGTggacaggtggggggggggcactcaaCCCTGTCACCCATCGTTGCTGGGCCCACTTGCTGCACTCTGAGGCCACACTGTGGAGCAGGGATTGACAACACAGACCCAGCTAGGGGGTTGACAACCCAGCTGGACCACATACTTTATTTAGCTGGTTTGAATCCTTGCCCAGCTGCTTGGGAGCTGCAGGACCTCGGTTGAGGTGGTTCACCTTTCTTTTGCCTCGGTCTCCTCATCCGCAGAATGAAGATAACagatagtgttcttcctcattaGAGTTATTTAGGGATTAAGTGAGGGCATCCACAGAAAGGGCCGAGAACGCTGTCTGGCACACACTcagtgttttctgtgtgtttgctattattattagttACACAACGAAGGCTTGGGGCTGGTTCGGTGGTGCCCCCAcacctctcacctccctctccaccATCTGTGCCACAACTGAGCCGGGGTCCTGCTTTGAGGGAAACCTACACCCACTTtttttctgagaagaaaaaactttatttgcaagTTCCTGTTATTTATGTAGGATTTTGAGTAATTCTGAGGACGAAAGAACAGCAGCTGGGTCCCTGGGAGTGAGAGTTGGGGGATAAGAGTAGCACTTTTGTGTGCCAGATGCTAGCCTAAGTACCTTGCAAATGCTAAGACATCAATCCCTGAACTCTGAGCTCCCTTGGAGTGCTGAAGATCTTGGTCAGACCCATGGCCAGGCCCGTGGATGCCAGAGTGGGTCAGGGAAGGCTGGAAACGGGGAGGGCTGAGGTAGCCTCTGAAGAACTTTAAGGGCTGGCAGAAATGGAGTAAATGCTCCAGACAGGACAGCTTGCGATGTGGGAACTAGAGAGGAGCACTcaccacaccaccaccaccaccacccaccacccccccgccctccccagaAGGAACTGAGTTCAGCTTTGGGGTCAGACAAACCCCAGTACCTGCCATGTCCAAGCCAACCAAGCCATGCGAATTCCTTAATGGCTCAAGGCCATaggcttctcatctgtaaaataggaccACTATTAGTACTTCCTTCACAGAGCTGTATTTAAACGAGGCGCTTCTCAAGTACTAACAGGGTGGCTGGCAGAAGTTAAGTGCTCAGGGTGAGcaagcattattttattaattgtatTGATAGCTTTACCTCACAACTCACCTCGCTCTTCCACGACGTCCATGGCTGAGCTTCGTCTGGTTGGGAAGGATACTGAGGGAGGGAGGTCTGGCTGGCCCTCATCCCCCACATCTCTGTGTCTTCCAGGTACTTCCCCATTATCCTGGTTCCGGGGCCTGGAGGATGATGCTGTGGTTGCAGAACTTGGGCTGGACTTTCAGAAATTCCTGACCTTGAACCGGACCTTGCTAGTGGCTGCCCGGTAAACTGACCGTGGCACAGTTGTGGGGCCAACATGCATGCTCCTGGGCAGCCATGGGACCTGCATGGCCACTGCAGCATCTTGCAGGGGACACATGCAGGTGTACAAGCCATGGGACATGGACATGCTTGGACCCAGAGCACAAATGCCAAGGCATGGAGTACgggggaggacagagggcagGAGGTCTGCACTGTTTGTCTCTGAGCTGCTGAACCTGAGCAGGATGGGCGCTAAGGAGCTCAGGTGGGGTGCCTTGATTTGGCTCTGATCCCTCCTTACCTGTCCCTTCAGGGATCACATTTTCTCCTTCGATCTTCAAGCTCAGGAAGAAGGAACAGGGCTGGTGCCCAACAAGGTGAGGGGCGTGTGGGAGGAGGTGCAGGCATGGAGATGAGGCTGGGAGCGGTCCTGTGGGgataaggggtggggggggcaaggACTCCAAAAGAAGCCATAATGTGAAGGGACCTCCAGATTGCCCCGTGATGTTCCCTCTTTTACTTGTTCCTTCAGTATCTGACATGGCGGAGTCAAGACATGGAGAATTGCGCTGTACGGGGAAAGCTGACGGTGAGGAGTGGGATGAGAATTCCGAGGGGAGAATTTCCTGCCTCCAGGCTCTGTCCAAGAGGTCCTGCACTGTGCCCGCTTTCCCACCCACTTCCATCTCAGGCCACAGGGGAAATGTGCAGGAAAGGGAATGAATGATTTTCACCTTCCTTCCCAGAAAAGTGAGGCTCCAGCAGGCCCAAGAATTTGCCTGAGGTTGCCGGGCAGTGATTAGCTTACTTGGGACTTTACCCACATTGCTATGACTGGCTGCAGGGAGGTGGCCTTACATCCTGGGCCCCCTGTCCCAGTCATCCCCCTGTTGCTGACCTAGAATTTTGGATTCTCTAGGACGAGTGCCACAACTACATTCGTGTTCTTGTTCCCTGGGACTCCCAGACACTCCTTGCCTGTGGAACGAATTCATTCAGCCCCGTGTGCCGCAGCTATGGGGTACAAAGGCAGAGGCGGGTGGCGGCGGGGTCAGGTTGGGAGTGGGAAGAAAACCCAAGGTGGGCGACCAGTTTGGTGGGGATGGGCCAGCCAGGTGGAGGATTGGGAGTGCCGAGCGCAAGTGTccagaaggggtgggggaagaggcaaGGGGACATGAGGGAGTGGACTGTGGAGTCAGACTCCAAGATGCCAAGGATTCCAAGaacctgctccctctgcctccagatAACTTCGCTGCAGCAGGAGGGTGAAGAGCTGAGTGGACAGGCTCGATGCCCCTTTGATGCCACCCAATCCAACGTGGCTGTCTTTGCAGGTGTGCAACTAGGCGTGTAAAAAGCAGGCCTGTGGCAGGAGGGGGATCCAGCCACAGCCTTTCTTCCGATTTGGTCTTTGCCTATGCTCCAGAGTGCAGGGTTGAGCTGGGGGCAGGGTCAGGTGGAGGGAGACCCAAGCCTTGGGTTAGGTGACCCCAGAAGAGCCAGATCCTTGGGCCCTCACCTGACTCCACCCTACCCACCCCTCCAGAGGGCAGCCTTTACTCAGCCACGGCTGCGGACTTCCAGGCCAGTGATGCTGTAGTTTACAGAAGCCTCGGGCCTCAGCCCCCACTCCGCTCCGCCAAGTACGACTCCAAGTGGCTCAGAGGTCAGGGCCGGGCCTGGGGAAGGTTGGCTGCTCGTGGGGAGGACTGTGGCAGGGAGCGGGCAGATGGCCGCTGGTTCGGTTCGTGTATACCAAGGCAACAGGCTGCGTGGGGCCGGGCGTTTCTGAGCGtaccattctgtttcccctttcaGAGCCACACTTTGTCCATGCCTTGGAGCACGGAGACCATGTCTACTTCTTTTTCCGGGAGGTCTCTGTGGAGGATGCCCGGCAGGGAAGGGTAAGGAGGTGGGCCCCGGTGGGGGTAGCTAGAGGGTTCTGCTCGATCCTGAGGAGCCAGTCAGAGTCAGAGGAGAGCTGCTGACCCTCATGTCCACCACACAATCCCCTGGACTCTGAGCCCCAACTTGGAGTTGCCCCCACATCCTGCTGTGTCTCTCATCCTTGACCCAGTCTGATCTAGTCCCTTGACCCAGTCCCTCCCTGCTTGCTCTGCTGTGGCCCTGGTGTCTGTCCCTTGGTGCTCCAGATACCCCCAACACCTGCACCCTGCCCCACTGGCCCTGAGGCCCTCACTGCTCTCCGCATCCcctgctctcctcccccaggTACAGTTCTCCCGAGTGGCCCGTGTGTGTAAGCGTGACATGGGTGGCTCGCCTCGGGCCTTGGACCGCCACTGGACATCCTTCCTGAAGCTAAGGCTCAACTGCTCTGTCCCTGGGGACTCCACCTTCTATTTTGACGTCTTACAGGCCTTAACTGGGCCTGTGGACTTGTATGGCCGCTCTGCTCTCTTTGGGGTCTTCACCACCCAGACCAATAGGTTAGTACTAGACTAACCAATGTGGTTCAATCTGTCCCTTGTCTCACCAGCGTCCAAGCTCCCCTCTCAAAGCCTCCCAGTGCCCCTACCTGGAGGGGAAACTCCCTTCAAAGCCAGCTTGCTGTTCTGATCTTCTTTATCCAGCATGGCCCCCAGGGGGCTGCCTCACCCTCTCAGGCTCCGCCCCCTAACAGGGTGCTTAAGGTTAGCGGCTGTCTCACCTGGGAGGAGCTGTGTGATCCCTTCCAACACCTAGCCCGCATCTTTTTCTGGCTCCTTCAGCATCCCTGGCTCTGCGGTCTGTGCCTTCTACCTGGATGATATCGAGCATGGGTTTGAGGGCAAGTTCAAGGAGCAGAGGAGTCTGGATGGGGCCTGGACACCTGTGTCTGAGGACAGGGTTCCCTCCCCCAGGTACCCAGGATGAGAGTATTTTTTTGGGGGTCGGGGCAGAAGCAAGCAGCGCATTCCCACATGGGATTATGAAGAGTGGGTCTGTGGGATTATGGGGAGAGGGCTCAGCGGGCTGGCATGGGACTGGTGAActgcagagaagggggaagcgGTAGTGTGAACGTCTGTGTGAAAGGAGAGATCAAGGGTTACCGATCGTGTCTGAGAGCAGTTGGTGGCGGGCACAGAGCCTAACTGATCCCTGGCTCCCTGTCCTAATGCTGTCCCTTCCCACGTGCCTCCCAGGCCAGGATCCTGTGCGGGAGTCGGTGTGGCTGCCTTGTTCCCCTCTTCTCGAGACCTACCCGATGATGTCCTGACCTTCATCAAGGCTCACCCACTGCTGGACCCCGCTGTGCCACCGGCCACCCATCAGCCTCTGCTTACCCTCACCAGCAGGTATGCCGCTAAAAGAACAACTGCTGACCAGCCCCCACGTCCCAGCCACTCTTCTCTGACCTCACACGGGTCAGTCACATTGGTGAGAGGAAGAACCCATGAATATAGAGGGAGAGAGGTATGAAGGAACGTCTGGGCAGGGGGAAGGACCTAGGAGTGCGCACCAGGATACATGGACTGTCCCTGAGACACTCCGGATGCCACCAGTCGGGTGGCCCTGACTGAGGCCTGTCCCTCCAGGGCCCTACTGACCCAGTTAGCTGTGGATGGTAGGGCTGGTCCCTACAGGAACACCACAGTCCTGTTCCTGGGCTCCAACGATGGGACCGTGCTGAAGGTGCTGCCCCCGGGGAGACCCTCTGGAGGACGTGAGCCTATCCTGCTGGAGGAAATCAATGCCTACAGCCCCTCCAGGTGAAGCCTTGGTCTGGcattgctccctgccccccaccatcACCCCGCAGAGCAGGAATGGGAAGTGAGCTGGTAGACTGGGATGTGGGGATGTGGTGGGGACTCCAACACTGGCTTCCACGTGGCCGAAGCTATAAGGTAGAGGGGTTTGGTAAGAAGCTAGATAGTGTGGTGGGACAACCCTGGGAGTTGTAGTCTTGGGCACCTCTCCACCTTCTGTTCTTTAACTGACCCAGGGAGAACGGAGCCTCCCTTGCCCCATCTCTGATTCCTTCCTGCCTCACCCTAGGTGCAATGGGAAGCGGGCCGCCCAAACGGCACGGCGGGTCATAGGGCTGGAGCTGGACACTGAAGGTCACCGGCTCTTTGTGGCTTTTTCTGGCTGCATCATCTACCTCCCTCTCAGCCGGTGTGCCCGGCACGGGGCCTGTCGGAGGTGAGAGGGGCCTGACCCCCCCAGGGCCAACAGGAGCCCGGGAACACAGGCATGGGGGAAGGTGCGGCAGGGAAATCTAGGGGGTGGTTGGGAGAGAAGGGTGTGCCGGGCATTGTGCAGGTGGGCAGTGCCCAGGGCCTAGAACAGGCATTGGGACAGGGCAGGATGGAAACATGGGGTCAGGGGCCTCCTGCAGGCCAGGGTGAGAGCTGGAAGGGCAGGGCCATGGATGGGATTAGAGCGGCAAGCCTCATATGACTTCGTTTTCCCAGGAGCTGCCTGGCTTCTCAGGACCCATACTGTGGATGGCACAGCTCCAGAGGCTGTGTGGATATCAGGGGACCTGGTGGGTAAGTGAGGGGCCCCCAAATCTCCTGAGGAGAAAGTTCTGTTTGCCCCACTCAAAGAAGAAGCTCAGGgccagggtgggggctggaggcaAGATATGTAACCACCCTACGCTACCTCCGTCTCCTCCTAGGACTGATGTGGACCCAGCTGGGAACCAGGAATTCATGGAGCATGGCGACTGCCAAGGTAAAGAGGGCTGGGACAGCCATAGCCATAGCTGAACACGGCTGTGACGGCCATCAGCTACAGCCCAGGTGTGGGCTTATGTACTTCTGTGGCAGTCGCCCCCTTCGGTTCTTCATGAAGCTACCACcctgcgccccccgcccccacctccatcgtcactctctgcctcccttcttcATAGATGGAGCTACTGGGAGTCAGTCTGGCACAGGGGATTCTGCTTATGGTGAGTCTGCCTATCCCAACACCATCTTCCCTTGCTCACCCCCCACGCACCCACGTCCGTGCTCCGTGGCAGCAGCAGACAGCTGCCCCCACACATTGGGTCTCAGATGAGGGTTAGCATCCTCCAAACAGCCCGCATAGAGCTCGGTGCTTGGCATACAGTAGGGTGCTTAATAaatagtttttgaaaaaaatatgtgaaagaatGTCCTGCATGGTGAGCCTTTCCCCATGCCCAGAGGAAAGTAGAGGCTGGAGTTCTGGACCTTTGGGTtccagagtgggggcaggggtggggaggacccACTGAACGGGTGTCAGAGGTGGAAAACAGAAGCCTCACTGGCTCTGACCTGGTCTCTGTCACCAGTGCTTCTGGGTCCTGGCCCTTCCCCTGAGACCCCCAGCCCCCCCAGTGATGCCCACCCCTGGCCCCAGTCTTCCACTCTTGGAGCTCACACTCAGGGTAAGGGGGCTGGCTGGGAG is from Meles meles chromosome 1, mMelMel3.1 paternal haplotype, whole genome shotgun sequence and encodes:
- the SEMA6C gene encoding semaphorin-6C isoform X1, whose protein sequence is MPRAPHFMPLLLLLLLLSLPHTQAAFPQDPLPLLTSDLQGTSPLSWFRGLEDDAVVAELGLDFQKFLTLNRTLLVAARDHIFSFDLQAQEEGTGLVPNKYLTWRSQDMENCAVRGKLTDECHNYIRVLVPWDSQTLLACGTNSFSPVCRSYGITSLQQEGEELSGQARCPFDATQSNVAVFAEGSLYSATAADFQASDAVVYRSLGPQPPLRSAKYDSKWLREPHFVHALEHGDHVYFFFREVSVEDARQGRVQFSRVARVCKRDMGGSPRALDRHWTSFLKLRLNCSVPGDSTFYFDVLQALTGPVDLYGRSALFGVFTTQTNSIPGSAVCAFYLDDIEHGFEGKFKEQRSLDGAWTPVSEDRVPSPRPGSCAGVGVAALFPSSRDLPDDVLTFIKAHPLLDPAVPPATHQPLLTLTSRALLTQLAVDGRAGPYRNTTVLFLGSNDGTVLKVLPPGRPSGGREPILLEEINAYSPSRCNGKRAAQTARRVIGLELDTEGHRLFVAFSGCIIYLPLSRCARHGACRRSCLASQDPYCGWHSSRGCVDIRGPGGTDVDPAGNQEFMEHGDCQDGATGSQSGTGDSAYVLLGPGPSPETPSPPSDAHPWPQSSTLGAHTQGVRRDLPPASASLSVPIPLLLACAAAAFALGASVSGLLVSCACRRAHRCRSKDVETPGLPRPLSLRSLARLHGAGPELPPSKDGDGAQTPQLYTTFLPPPDGAAPPEVACLPTPESTPELPVKHLRHAGGPWEWNQNGNNAKEGPDRARGGSAAGGPAPRVLVRPPPPGCPGQAVEVTTLEELLRYLHGPQPSRKGAEPRAVAALTSRALPPEPAPTPAPSLFAGSSLLPRECGPPLRLDVPPDGKCQAPSTRPALSAPAPRLGVGSNRRMPFPTHRVPPALLTRVPLGGPSRYCGGPGRHLLYLGRPEGYRGRALKRVDVEKPQLPPKPPVVSPSSQPAVPNGSHFNF
- the SEMA6C gene encoding semaphorin-6C isoform X2 translates to MPRAPHFMPLLLLLLLLSLPHTQAAFPQDPLPLLTSDLQGTSPLSWFRGLEDDAVVAELGLDFQKFLTLNRTLLVAARDHIFSFDLQAQEEGTGLVPNKYLTWRSQDMENCAVRGKLTDECHNYIRVLVPWDSQTLLACGTNSFSPVCRSYGITSLQQEGEELSGQARCPFDATQSNVAVFAEGSLYSATAADFQASDAVVYRSLGPQPPLRSAKYDSKWLREPHFVHALEHGDHVYFFFREVSVEDARQGRVQFSRVARVCKRDMGGSPRALDRHWTSFLKLRLNCSVPGDSTFYFDVLQALTGPVDLYGRSALFGVFTTQTNSIPGSAVCAFYLDDIEHGFEGKFKEQRSLDGAWTPVSEDRVPSPRPGSCAGVGVAALFPSSRDLPDDVLTFIKAHPLLDPAVPPATHQPLLTLTSRALLTQLAVDGRAGPYRNTTVLFLGSNDGTVLKVLPPGRPSGGREPILLEEINAYSPSRCNGKRAAQTARRVIGLELDTEGHRLFVAFSGCIIYLPLSRCARHGACRRSCLASQDPYCGWHSSRGCVDIRGPGGTDVDPAGNQEFMEHGDCQDGATGSQSGTGDSAYGVRRDLPPASASLSVPIPLLLACAAAAFALGASVSGLLVSCACRRAHRCRSKDVETPGLPRPLSLRSLARLHGAGPELPPSKDGDGAQTPQLYTTFLPPPDGAAPPEVACLPTPESTPELPVKHLRHAGGPWEWNQNGNNAKEGPDRARGGSAAGGPAPRVLVRPPPPGCPGQAVEVTTLEELLRYLHGPQPSRKGAEPRAVAALTSRALPPEPAPTPAPSLFAGSSLLPRECGPPLRLDVPPDGKCQAPSTRPALSAPAPRLGVGSNRRMPFPTHRVPPALLTRVPLGGPSRYCGGPGRHLLYLGRPEGYRGRALKRVDVEKPQLPPKPPVVSPSSQPAVPNGSHFNF